Genomic DNA from Vagococcus luciliae:
TCATCTCATCATCCAATCTTTCTTTAGCATAATCATGCGTTAAAGCCGCAATACTCGCTTCTTCTTTATCGACATGATACTTTTCTGCTAACTCAAGTGCTTTTTTTTCTACTCGTAAGACATGTTGAAATCGTTTTTCTGACATTTGTTGTGATATTTTATCCATTAATTCTTCACGGGTTAAATCAGTATTTTTTTTACCATAAACTAACTCAGTTGTCATGTTTGTACAAGTCCTTTTTCTGTATATAGTCTATTACATCGTCTGGCACAAGATACTTAATCGGACAACCTCTTTGGATATTTCCTCTTATTAATGATGAACTCACATCAATTCTAGGAGAATCTACCCATATTAGAGGATATTTCGACACTTCTGGGTAACCACTACGCTTAATCGCAACAAACTGAACCATTTGAACCAATTCGTCAATTCGATACCATTTTGGTAGATACTCAACCATATCTCCACCTATAACAAAATAATAATCTGTATTAGGATTTTTTGCAATTAAAGACTCCATTGTGTCAAAAGTATAACTTTTACCTTCTCGAAAAACTTCTTCTAATTCAACATTTAAATAGGAACTTGACTCTGTTGCTAACGTCAACATATCTACTCTGTGAGTGGCATCAATAACTGTTTTTTTATCTACATGTGGTGATTGATATGTCGGCATTAAATAAAATTCATCTAATCCTAACTGACCATAAACTTGATCAGCCATCACTAAATGTCCTATGTGAACAGGATTAAATCCGCCACCTAAAATGCCCACGCGTTTTCTATGTTGATTTAATGTGTCAACTTCTTCCTTAACAAGCGCATGTTCTTGTTGTTTAGTCATCATAAAAAATCCCTCTACATTTTTTTAACAAGCGGTGAAATTTTTTGATATTTATCTTTAGAAGATGGTCGGTATAACACAATAATGCGTCCAATAATTTGAACTGCTGAACAACCGAGTTCTTCTTCCATACGCCATGCTACATCTTGAATGTCCTCATCAGTATTTTGTAATAACGTGATTTTAATCAATTCACGTCTTTCTAAAATATCATCCACTTGATCATAAACTGTATCAGTTAATCCATTTTTTCCAATTTGAACGATTGGGTCTAAATGATGTGCTTGACTTCTTAAAAATCTCTTTTGTTTTCCACGTAATTCCATATATATTTTATCCCTCTTTCTTAAATCAAGGCTTTTCTGATAATAACATCAACGCCTTTTGGTGCCCATCCTGCCACAACACAAGGTTTAGGGATTGTGACCCAT
This window encodes:
- a CDS encoding nicotinate-nucleotide adenylyltransferase, whose amino-acid sequence is MMTKQQEHALVKEEVDTLNQHRKRVGILGGGFNPVHIGHLVMADQVYGQLGLDEFYLMPTYQSPHVDKKTVIDATHRVDMLTLATESSSYLNVELEEVFREGKSYTFDTMESLIAKNPNTDYYFVIGGDMVEYLPKWYRIDELVQMVQFVAIKRSGYPEVSKYPLIWVDSPRIDVSSSLIRGNIQRGCPIKYLVPDDVIDYIQKKDLYKHDN
- the yhbY gene encoding ribosome assembly RNA-binding protein YhbY; amino-acid sequence: MELRGKQKRFLRSQAHHLDPIVQIGKNGLTDTVYDQVDDILERRELIKITLLQNTDEDIQDVAWRMEEELGCSAVQIIGRIIVLYRPSSKDKYQKISPLVKKM